The proteins below come from a single Jaculus jaculus isolate mJacJac1 chromosome 12, mJacJac1.mat.Y.cur, whole genome shotgun sequence genomic window:
- the LOC101617202 gene encoding beta-defensin 107A-like: MRIFTIFAELILLGQICPARGAVSKRIQCAKLNDRCEVECLTFKVKIGGCRADLTPLCCKQ; the protein is encoded by the exons ATGAGAATCTTCACCATTTTTGCTGAACTCATTCTTCTTGGTCAAATTTGCCCAG CCAGGGGAGCTGTTTCGAAAAGAATACAATGTGCAAAACTGAATGATCGCTGTGAAGTTGAATGCCTTACCTTCAAAGTCAAGATTGGGGGATGTAGAGCTGACCTAACACCACTGTGCTGCAAGCAATGa